The Prevotella melaninogenica genome has a segment encoding these proteins:
- a CDS encoding murein L,D-transpeptidase catalytic domain-containing protein — translation MKSKTQSKRGRVRFFFFFLLSLLILNFGVKGYWKLKSYSFQSYFKDVWEICHEKGFNEDYCILVDFSRPSGEDRMAIIDLNTLSVLDTGPCAHGKGKGNSAWKPIFSNKEGSRCSSLGAFKIAEKGYSATVGLRFTLDGLDASNSNARRRNILIHSSRYVGIMHHLTSYLPLSDASWGCFTTSPAMLKKIETLCDKSKKPILLYAYK, via the coding sequence ATGAAAAGCAAAACACAATCAAAAAGGGGGAGAGTCCGCTTCTTCTTTTTCTTTCTTCTCTCTCTTCTAATCCTCAACTTTGGGGTAAAAGGCTATTGGAAGTTAAAGTCCTATTCATTCCAAAGCTATTTCAAAGATGTATGGGAGATCTGTCACGAAAAGGGGTTTAACGAAGACTACTGCATCCTCGTAGACTTTTCGCGCCCATCAGGTGAGGACCGAATGGCTATTATCGACCTGAACACGTTGTCCGTACTCGACACTGGTCCCTGTGCACATGGCAAAGGAAAGGGGAACAGTGCGTGGAAACCTATTTTCTCAAATAAGGAGGGGAGCAGATGTTCAAGTCTCGGAGCTTTCAAGATTGCAGAGAAAGGCTATTCCGCTACTGTCGGTCTGCGTTTTACCCTTGATGGGTTAGATGCATCAAACAGCAATGCAAGACGAAGAAACATCCTCATTCATAGTTCCCGATACGTGGGCATTATGCACCATCTCACATCTTATCTCCCACTCTCCGATGCATCGTGGGGATGCTTCACTACAAGCCCTGCCATGCTAAAGAAAATCGAAACCCTTTGTGACAAGAGCAAGAAGCCTATCCTGCTTTATGCATATAAATAA